A DNA window from Centroberyx gerrardi isolate f3 chromosome 5, fCenGer3.hap1.cur.20231027, whole genome shotgun sequence contains the following coding sequences:
- the cyc1 gene encoding cytochrome c1, heme protein, mitochondrial, with the protein MAALRVAVLSGSGRALLSTPKTIKTPKANMSFASLPRNKKVALTTLGVVTAGGAGLALMLHQSIKASDLELHPPNYPWSHGGPLSSLDHASVRRGYQVYKQVCSACHSMEYLAFRNLVGVSHTEAEVKAIAEEVEVVDGPDENGEMFTRPGKPSDYFPKPYANPEAARAANNGALPPDLSYIVNARHGGEDYVFSLLTGYCEPPAGVAVREGLYYNPYFPGQAIGMAPPIYNEVLEYDDGTPATMSQVAKDVCTFLRWAAEPEHDQRKRMGLKMLMGAAIFSPLIYYMSRHRWSVLKSRKIAYWPRK; encoded by the exons ATGGCGGCGCTACGAGTTGCGGTGCTATCGGGGAGTGGGAGAGCTCTCCTGAGCACGCCAAAAACCATCAAGACCCCCAAG GCCAACATGTCCTTCGCCAGCCTGCCGCGGAACAAGAAGGTTGCTCTGACGACGCTGGGCGTGGTCACAGccggaggggcggggcttgcCCTGATGCTGCACCAGTCCATCAAAGCCTCCGACCTGGAGCTCCACCCCCCTAACTACCCCTGGAGCCACGGCGGACCTCTGTCTTCTTTGGACCATGCTAG tgttCGTCGTGGGTACCAGGTGTATAAGCAGGTTTGTTCAGCCTGCCACAGTATGGAGTACCtggccttcagaaacctggTGGGAGTGTCGCACACAGAGGCCGAGGTCAAGGCCATCGCTGAGGAG GTTGAGGTGGTGGACGGGCCCGATGAGAACGGGGAGATGTTCACCCGGCCGGGGAAGCCGTCGGACTATTTCCCCAAGCCGTACGCGAACCCCGAGGCCGCCCGCGCCGCCAACAACGGAGCGCTGCCCCCAGACCTCAGCTACATCGTCAACGCCAG acatggaggagaggatTATGTGTTCAGCCTGCTGACAGGTTACTGTGAGCCTCCAGCAGGAGTGGCAGTGAGGGAGGGGCTCTACTACAACCCCTACTTCCCCGGCCAGGCCATCGGCATGGCCCCGCCCATCTACAACGAGGTGCTGGAGTACGATGATG GAACCCCTGCAACCATGAGCCAGGTTGCTAAGGATGTGTGTACTTTCCTGAGGTGGGCTGCCGAGCCAGAGCACGACCAGCGCAAACGCATGGGACTAAAG atgttgATGGGCGCGGCCATCTTCAGCCCTCTGATCTACTACATGTCGAGACACAGGTGGTCTGTGCTGAAGAGCAGGAAGATCGCCTACTGGCCCCGCAAGTAG